Genomic DNA from Gammaproteobacteria bacterium:
CAGAGTTGTTAACTTCGATGGTAATCCACGTTTGATTGGCAGTATGATAGATTTGGAAATCACCGAGGCTTATCGCAACTCATTACAAGGAAAAATAATAATTAATGACTGAAGTCCAAAATAAGATTAAAACAATTGAAATCGAAGATGTGAACAATGGTGTTCTTGCCAATTTATACGGATTTCAGGATGAACATTTAAAACTTCTGGCAAAAAAAACTCAAACCAAGATAAATGCACGAGGAAATCACCTGCAAATCGAAGGTGAAGAAGAAAACATTTCTGTCGTTGAAAATTGCCTTCAATTAATGTTGGATGAAGCTGTTAATGAGTCCCTAAATCCTGAAATGGTCCATATTATTGTTCAGGGAAACTATAAAAATACACAAACTGAAAAAGACTCTCAGGCCGATTTTTCTGAAGTGACAATCCAAACCCGCAAAGGAGCAATAGTAGGGCGTTCGCTGAATCAAAAACTCTATCTGCACAACATCGTTACGCATGATATTAATTTCGGAATTGGTCCAGCCGGAACAGGAAAAACCTATCTGGCTGTTGCCTGTGCTGTAGATGCAATATTGAACCAGCAAGTTCAAAGAATTATTCTCGTCAGACCAGCAGTGGAAGCAGGGGAAAGGCTTGGTTTTTTACCCGGTGATTTATCCGAAAAAGTCGATCCTTATCTTCGCCCTCTCTATGACGCATTGTATGAAATGTTGGGTGTTGAAAAAGTTGAAAGAATGCTGGAGAAAAACATTATTGAAGTCGCACCGCTAGCATTTATGCGTGGACGTACTTTAAACAATGCATTTGTCATTTTGGATGAAGCTCAGAATACAACAATTGAACAGATGAAAATGTTTTTAACCCGAACCGGATTCGGTACAACTGTGGTTGTTACGGGAGATGTCACTCAGGTTGATTTAAAACCCGGACAAACTTCGGGTTTAAAACATGCTATTGAAGTTCTGAAAGAAGTTCATGATATTAGTTTTAGCTGGTTTGAATCGAAAGATGTGGTGCGACACAATTTGGTTCAAAAAATCATTAATGCCTATGAGGCTTTTCCAAAATAAACTTGATAACCTTTAAAATAAGAAAAGCCTGCACCATTCGATGCAGGCTTTTGAACATAGAAGCGACTATACTTCTTTAGGGATTCTGATGGATTCAACCAAATCCTGAATTTCCTGCGGTGGTTCATCGGTGACTTTGCTGACGACTAAAGCAACCACAAAGTTAAAAATCATTCCTAATGAGCCTATGCCCTCAGGGGAAATTCCAAACCACCAGTTATCGGCATTGTTTAATTCCAAATGCATTCTGAATTGGTTTTCCAGGCTGAATAAAGCCCAACTTTACTCCTGTTTGTTGTTGCCAGTAATACATGGTCTTGCATGTAAATTCTGTGCCGTTATCACATGTTATCTGATTCGGTTTCTTTCTCTGATCAATCAGTCTGTCTAAAAAATCCGCTACTTGACGGCCATTTATTGAGAATGAAACCAGCTGACCGATAACCTGACGAGAATAATCATCTATTACATTAAGTACCCTGAACCGTCTTCCATTTGCCAGTTGATCACTGACAAAATCCATAGACCATCTCATATCCACTGATGAAGGCACCACCATTGGCAACCTTGGCCGAACCAGTTTTTTTCGTTTTCGTGTCCGTACTTGCAAGCCAAGCTCTTTGTATATACGATAAGTCCGCTTGCGATTGCAAACCAAACCCTCTGTTTTTAGAATACTGTGTAAAAACAAATAGCCATAACTGGGATGCCTTTTAGCTAATTCCAGCAAACGTAATCTGATACTTTTATCCTTGTCAGATTTATGATGATATCTGAAACCGCTCCGACTGATGCCTGCCAATTTACATGATGACCTTTCACTAAGATGAAAGGTTTTCTTCATGTGTTTGGCTATCTGCCTTTTACCAGCAGGCTTTACCACTTTTTTGAGAGAACATCCCTCATTGCTTCATTCTCAAGAAGCTTTTCAGCCAGTAGCTTTTTCAATTTAGCATTTTCATGTTCCAATTCTTTGAGCCTTTTGGCTTCTGAAACTTCCAATCCCGCATACTTGCTTCGCCAGTTGTAGAAAGTGCCGTTGGAAATTCCAAGCTGGCGACAGATGTCATCAACCTTTACTCCGGATTCATGCTGTTTAATAGCTCTGATTATTTGTTCTTCTGTAAATCGTTTTTTCTTCATTTTGAGATTTCCTGCGTTGTAGTTTAATTGGAAATCTCATCCTTGTCATGGTTCTTTTTTAAGGTCAGGAACGGTGAAGAATCGAACAATTACATGAGGTAAACCGGCTGTTCCAACCATTAAAGCAGCAGTTATGAATAACAAGTCTGTTGTACTTTTGGAGCCCGCAGTGAAAGCATTAAATCCTAACATTGTGACAATTTCATCAAGTTTTGCCAGTAAAGAAATATCCTGACCTACTAGATTACTACCAAATGCCAGTTGTGGAATAGGATTGCCGGTAATTTGAACTGAGATAAATATTGCCGGAACCATATAAGCAAAAATCAACTGTTTTGTTCATTGCTTTCTGAGAAAAGTGATGAACTCCCCGAAGATATACGTTCGACAGTGAATGATTTGGATCACTCGCTCAGATCTGCCGAAAATTTGCTTGGTGCTTTGCTTGATATTGCAAAGATTGATGCCGGAGGTATCAGTATTGATAAAAGTAATGTTTCAATTAATCAACTCTTTGAGTATCTAACAAATCAGTACAAATCATTAGCAGCGAAAAAAGGTTTGAAATTCAAGGTTCGCAGTAATGACTTTTTTACTTTCTCAGATAAAAAATTGTTACACCGAGTTTTGTAGAATCTGACTAATAACGCCCTGAAATACACAGAAAAAGGCGGAG
This window encodes:
- a CDS encoding PhoH family protein: MTEVQNKIKTIEIEDVNNGVLANLYGFQDEHLKLLAKKTQTKINARGNHLQIEGEEENISVVENCLQLMLDEAVNESLNPEMVHIIVQGNYKNTQTEKDSQADFSEVTIQTRKGAIVGRSLNQKLYLHNIVTHDINFGIGPAGTGKTYLAVACAVDAILNQQVQRIILVRPAVEAGERLGFLPGDLSEKVDPYLRPLYDALYEMLGVEKVERMLEKNIIEVAPLAFMRGRTLNNAFVILDEAQNTTIEQMKMFLTRTGFGTTVVVTGDVTQVDLKPGQTSGLKHAIEVLKEVHDISFSWFESKDVVRHNLVQKIINAYEAFPK